Proteins encoded in a region of the Halodesulfovibrio marinisediminis DSM 17456 genome:
- a CDS encoding MDR/zinc-dependent alcohol dehydrogenase-like family protein, which yields MAELIEPQCAVVLIDDPIAPLDIRLFKTKSVRICWEFAMVRTMYDTADLDMQGFTLTKISQLIDSMKIRSPLTATLYGLTVKNIQKAHIRQESGTMVGKQAIIVSP from the coding sequence ATGGCTGAATTGATTGAGCCTCAATGTGCTGTTGTACTCATTGATGATCCTATCGCCCCGTTGGACATCCGCCTGTTTAAAACAAAGTCCGTCCGCATCTGCTGGGAATTTGCCATGGTGCGTACCATGTACGATACAGCCGATCTTGATATGCAGGGATTTACCCTAACCAAAATCTCACAGCTAATCGACTCTATGAAAATTCGATCACCTCTGACAGCAACACTCTATGGTCTGACTGTAAAAAATATTCAGAAAGCGCATATTCGGCAGGAATCTGGAACCATGGTAGGAAAACAGGCAATAATCGTTTCCCCATAA